One segment of Alligator mississippiensis isolate rAllMis1 chromosome 13, rAllMis1, whole genome shotgun sequence DNA contains the following:
- the B3GALT6 gene encoding beta-1,3-galactosyltransferase 6 produces the protein MKLLRLLCRHKTALGLGGLSLFAVVLLYLAKCTSESLRPLPARGLPHHQPAPRGGAAAGVAGPPAPGPEASAFLAVLIASGPKYTERRSIIRSTWLSTAGRPPHEDVWCRFVVGTGGLGGDELRGLELEQSRHRDLLLLPELRDSYENLTAKILAMYVWLDLHLDFRFVLKADDDTFVRLDVLVDELRAKEPRRLYWGFFSGRGRVKSGGKWKESAWVLCDYYLPYALGGGYVLSADLVRYLRLSREYLNLWQSEDVSLGAWLAPVEVKRVHDPRFDTEYKSRGCNNKYVVTHKQSIEDMLEKHQTLAKEGKLCKEEVKLRLSYMYDWGVPPSQCCQRKDGIP, from the coding sequence ATGAAGCTGCTGCGGCTGCTGTGCCGCCACAAGACGGCGCTGGGCCTGGGCGGCCTGTCGCTCTTCGCCGTGGTGCTGCTGTACCTGGCCAAGTGCACCTCGGAGAGCCTGCGGCCCCTGCCCGCCCGggggctgccgcaccaccagCCGGCGCCCCGCGGCGGGGCGGCCGCAGGCGTGGCGGGGCCCCCGGCGCCGGGCCCGGAGGCGTCGGCCTTCCTCGCCGTGCTCATCGCCAGCGGCCCCAAGTACACGGAGCGCCGCAGCATCATCCGCAGCACGTGGCTGTCGACGGCGGGCCGCCCGCCCCACGAGGACGTGTGGTGCCGCTTCGTGGTGGGCACGGGCGGCCTGGGCGGCGACGAGCTGCGcggcctggagctggagcagagccgcCACCgcgacctgctgctgctgcccgagCTGCGCGATTCCTACGAGAACCTGACGGCCAAGATCCTGGCCATGTACGTGTGGCTCGACCTGCACCTGGACTTCCGCTTCGTCCTCAAGGCCGACGACGACACCTTCGTGCGCCTGGACGTGCTGGTGGACGAGCTGAGGGCCAAGGAGCCGCGGCGCCTCTACTGGGGCTTCTTTTCCGGGCGCGGCCGGGTCAAGTCCGGTGGCAAGTGGAAGGAGAGCGCGTGGGTCCTCTGTGACTATTACCTGCCTTACGCCCTGGGGGGCGGCTACGTGCTCTCCGCAGACCTGGTGCGCTACCTGCGCCTCAGCCGCGAGTATCTGAACCTGTGGCAGAGCGAGGACGTCTCCCTCGGCGCCTGGCTGGCCCCCGTGGAGGTGAAGAGGGTGCACGACCCTCGTTTCGACACCGAGTACAAGTCGCGCGGCTGCAACAATAAGTACGTGGTCACCCACAAGCAGAGCATCGAGGACATGCTCGAGAAGCACCAGACACTGGCCAAAGAAGGGAAGCTTTGCAAGGAGGAGGTTAAGCTGAGGCTTTCCTACATGTATGACTGGGGGGTCCCTCCTTCGCAGTGTTGCCAGAGGAAAGACGGCATCCCTTGA